CTGTAGCATGCATTTAGGTTTAGAACACGCCCATAAAGCACATAGTGCTTGCCCGAGAAGGAAGCTACCCACTGGAGAAGTTCATTCTCCGTAAATTGTTTGAAGACAAATGCATCGGAGTTTTTCTCGACGAAAGCCAGGCATCAACCAGAAACGGCATTCTAGAATAGACACCTCACGCCACCCGATTCTTGGGGGGACGGTTCTAACATCGAAAGCATCAGAACTGAGACTTTCTAACGGATGTACCGCATCCTCTCAGTCCCAGGTCGCGCTCTTCGTGGAGTTTGAAAAACCATGAAAAAGGTGTTTCTTGCAACAGCCTTTTCACTGAACCGAGTTACACAGAGTTTGTCTGAGGCCAAACCCGCGTGAAACGGGTAGTCTACACATTTTCGCTTTTGAGCGACTCTTTGTCGACGGAAACAAGCACTTCGGTTGCTCTGGGGTCCCCTGCAATCCCCGATCTCGACTGTTTCTAAAACCTGACACAAATCCGGTAGCACTCTTGCTCTCTCGAAAGTTCtatccgtctgtctccacaaCTTCCCGCTTCGTCCTTTACAGCTCTTAGATTCTTCTCCATTCACTCCGTCTTTTCGTCATTTTccccgtctcctccctttgtTCTGTGCCGCAGCATATCTTGTCGAAGCAGATGCGGGGCGTTTAGTGCCTGGATTCGAGGGTTCGAAGAGTCCCCTGTTGCTGCATTTGTTGGggttgtttgttttttcaggagACTTTTGTGCCTGGCTTTTAGTTTCGAAGGCTCTCAAAGTTCCCTTTCGCTCCGTTCATTGGGTTTCGTTTTGCATTATGCTGCCGCCGTCACGGGACTCCATGAAAACCTGTATTTGCTGCTCCATTGCCAAAGCCATGGGGGACTCTCCAATGGCGGCAAGGGCTGTTCCGCCGTACTCCTGGGGCAAGCTCTCTTTTCCGATCAACTCCTGCAGCTGAGGCACATACTCTTCGGGGCCACCTAGAACAAGGAGATGCATGTTTGAAGGCATGAGTGCCTTGACTGTCTCCAGCATGGCCTGGAGAACAGCTGAGGTGTTGATTATCACGATGTCGGACGTTCTCTCGCCGAGAAGATTTTGCAAGTTGTCAAGCGCACGCGCAATCACGTTAATCGTGCTGAGGCCGCCGAGAAACCAGAGACTGGAGAACTGTAATTCTCCACAGTCGAGGACGACCTTGATGCGGCTGTCAGGGCGTCCGTCGATAGCCCCAAAATACACGCACCCTATGTACCGGATGAAATCCACAATATGTTCAGTAGACACACCTTTCAGGGTGTCCATATCCATCTTATCTAGCTGCGAAGACACAGggaacgggagagacagTCAGTCAATATCAATGACTCTTCCCATGGGTTGTATCTCTATCAAGCTGCAAGGAAAGTGAACAGGGCAGACAATCTATGAGTTCAGTGACTCTGGCCATGGATTGTATCTTTATCCTGGAGTCCCGTGATGACTGTCGGTCTAGATGTCGACACAGGGGCAAACCAGAAGCGAGACATGACACCAACGGTGCATAGGAGATGTCGGGGGTTTGGAAAGATCTTTGTAAAATCGTGGTACCCCAAGAAAGTCAATGATTTGCGCCATTGTTTGAAAACATGCAGGAATGGAAACAAGAACATACTAGGGGAGCTGCTTCTCTAACACCAATATATGGTAGCAGTACTGTATGGATTGGCAGAAAACGGGAAGGTAATTCGAGGCGAACGTAGAACGAAAGCCCGCGGAATCCAGGctctgtcgcgtttttcgCCTACCTGGATGAAGACAACGTAGCTTCCATCCTTGTCAGGGAGGAAAAATGTGAACGGCACAGCACTGGCAAGTTCGAAGATGTCGTTAGGGGGGTTCTTTGCGATCTCATAGACCTCCGGTTTGACCTTCGTGACGTCAGGCCGCGGAGGGAGCGAGTATCTGAGCGTCGCTTGCATTTCTGCATTTCCGTCCGGACCGAATGCCGCGGTCCACATTTCCCGAGCCGTTACCTTGCCTCCATGCCACTCCAAAAATTCGGAAGACTCTTCTCCAATATGATTGTCATTTGTTGCCACCACCGTCTCGGCTGCTCTCAAGACGCAGATCGCGAGGATGAAGAGGCACAGCCGTCGCACACGAAGCGATCGCGCCGCCATCTTGAACAGGCAGAAACGACTTAGAGAGAAGCTTCCTTGGTGCAGCTGTCTCGGCGAAAGACTTAATGCTTTCTTGTTGACTGCAGAGACAATGCTAAAACCGTAGACAGAGTCGGCGGCAGGCTAGGGACGCAAGGAAGGGGAACGACATAGGGGGTTCCTCTCAGGCGCACAGTTTACGTTAGTCTTCGAGTTCCTAGGGCGTTTCCCGAacagaacaagaaagaaagcgCAAGTAGGAAATGTCCCCTCCCCTTTCTATTAAGAGCAAGAGAAACTCGACCTTGCAGGATCCCTGTTAGAGCGCTGTCAGCTGAAAGGGAGCGCTCGGGTCCCCAGTCTCTTTTTCCGGCTCTCAGGGACCACTGGCAGCCTCTTGAGTGACATGTCGCGTCTCGCAGGAGAATCCCTGAATTTCTCTTGCCGCCAGACACTAGGACAACGGTGTCACTTCCCTGGTTTTCTTATGTCTGCTAAAACAAACTGCGCGAGAAGAACCCCTGCTTCACGGTTTGCACAAGGTTTCCCGTCGCACTGCGCTCCCCCGCGGGATACCGTCGTTTTCGTCCCAGCGATTCTGGAGTTAATGGATTTTCTACAAAGTGGAACGAAAAGAA
This portion of the Toxoplasma gondii ME49 chromosome III, whole genome shotgun sequence genome encodes:
- a CDS encoding hypothetical protein (encoded by transcript TGME49_254890~Signal peptide predicted by SignalP 2.0 HMM (probability 1.000) with cleavage site probability 0.336 at residue 26), which gives rise to MAARSLRVRRLCLFILAICVLRAAETVVATNDNHIGEESSEFLEWHGGKVTAREMWTAAFGPDGNAEMQATLRYSLPPRPDVTKVKPEVYEIAKNPPNDIFELASAVPFTFFLPDKDGSYVVFIQLDKMDMDTLKGVSTEHIVDFIRYIGCVYFGAIDGRPDSRIKVVLDCGELQFSSLWFLGGLSTINVIARALDNLQNLLGERTSDIVIINTSAVLQAMLETVKALMPSNMHLLVLGGPEEYVPQLQELIGKESLPQEYGGTALAAIGESPMALAMEQQIQVFMESRDGGSIMQNETQ